The Leptodactylus fuscus isolate aLepFus1 chromosome 5, aLepFus1.hap2, whole genome shotgun sequence genome segment ACACAAGTGTTGGATGTTAAAATTCAACATGTATGCTCCGTCTTCCCTAATATGATCTGTTGAGACAGAGCTCAGAGGCCGTGCTACACGTAAGAGAGGTAGCTTCGTAAACATCTATTAAGCTAGACTAATAATGAAGACTGTTTAATAACTCAGAAACACACAATGCAATCTcagaaaatctgaaaataaatataaatatcccTCATTTATTTAAATAACATTGTCAAGACTCCAAACACcagaaataaaagtataaaatatgATACACGGCAGTTACCTTTCTCTTATAGCAAAGATGACACTTAAGAGCTAAAGCTGAATCTGGTAAACCATGTATATGTGAATCCCTTCTATAGTCTATGAAATAATTTACCTTGTTACTTATACGAACATTACAGATTTCTGCTAAAAACAGTCTTATGTCTTAAATGTTCCTCCAGGCAAAATATGGCAATGTTATCTACTTCTGGATCAAATTTGTTGGCCAGAAAATGATGCTGCTTCAGTATCCAGTTCAGATCTCCTGTCCCATATACACATACAGCCCTTCGATGGATTCCTGTGCACGGTGGGTAGGCAGCTCCTTTATTTATGTCCCCTTCACTGTATGACCACTTTACCATCCTAGCCATTGAATTCATGTCTGAAAGTTGATATTTGTTGTTGTGAGGAGTGGAGCCTGGAACACTAGGCATTCGGTTTAATGTAGCCCACAGATGTTCATCTGGACTGTACGTGTCTTTGACCCAGTTTATAAGTTTTTGTGCCAGTGGGTCTTCAAATATGTGTTCTACAAATTTCCTACATACCACAAAATAGGCATTTCCTGTAAACATGGGAGTATCAATTGGTGGAGGTAGTTTTTGAGTCTTGGTTTCTGAAATATAATCGCCAACTTCATGATGATATTTCCAGCGTCTCTTTTTGGAGTCTGATGGATTTTCAGATTCCATGGTATTTCTCCCATTTAAAGTTTTGAGAGCTCTCACAATGTCAGCATTAGTCTTCAATGGAAAGTCTGTCCCACAAGTATTCAGCAAGTATCTCCATGGAACATTGCTTTGCAGCAGATCCTCCATACAGTTGATATCAGCCTGTACCCTTGACCACGAGGCATAGACCACTTTCACCACTTTAGATGCCATAAACACATTATCAAAGCATGAAGTGATAGCTCTTACTGCAGCCTTGAACTGATCACTTGCCTTTTCATCCACATGGACACAATAAATGTTTTGAGGGGCATAAATGGCTCTTAAAAGCCGctcaaacatttcaattttctcATGAATTACCATGGAATAGGCAATAGGAAAGTCCTCTTCCTCCTTGCTCATGGGAATAGTGATGTATTTTCTAAAATCCTTAAAGTAGCGGCAGTCATGAGTTATGTTTATATAGTCCTGTTCATTGAAGCGAATATGTTTTCTTTTTGAGGCTTCATTAACCTGCAGCCCCTGTTTAATGGCATTAGCGTCCCCTTTAATAATCATTGAACAATTGAGCTCACCTTGTTCTCGTGGTCTTAGGCTGAGATGATCATAAACTTCATGTATGCAGTATTGTCTCCTGGTATTGTCCACTTCATGATAAAGATCGTCCAATGAACAGGGAATAAATTTATGTTTCACAAAAATTGTGCCGGATAATGCCAAAACAGTCAAAAATAGAAGCCTGTAAAAGTGAACAGCTCTGTACCGCTTGAAGTCACACAGAAACATTTCTTACACTCTAGCTTTAAAATCGCAGAAGCTGTTCCTCCGTTAAACTTTGGGAAAACAGGTTGTTCAAGCTAAAGCTCTATTCCTTGTGTGCAGTAAAGTAAGCAATATTCAAGCACTAGCATCCAGGATGAGATTACTGATCTGCACGCTAGTGTTGAAAGAACACGTTGCAAGGCTTTATATGTGCTGTTGCCTAATACCGGAATGTGTCACTGATGAACACTCATTACTTTACACGTTCTTCAAACAACGGTTACATGTTCCCTCCCACCTGGACCTGAATACATTCACAGTGCTCTAGAAATCACCTACAATATAAAATCCAAGTATATGCAGAGATTATGAAGAAGCTGCCAAACTAGCTGGACTCATTTTAattaaaggaaaatgtttgttctcgtaccatgttagccagtgggtaagatgccataaaaccatgtgacagatttaaccccttctccagtttttgaagcagggtcataggtttatactcataaatccgtccctctttccttgatttaaaattccctcttaaaaccaaaattttcatgtgatcggtgatattataatcctcattgcagaaatgttttgatatgggaaggtccattcttcgttctctaattgtatggtgatgtgaattcatatgcattctaagctgctgtccggtctctccaacatacagattttcagtgggacatttggtgcacattattaaatacactacattaggtgtgttacaggtgaacgtacctcggatttgatattccttgttagagtttggtatctctatcctgtcagtggtcagtatgtgagggcatgttttgcaccttttctgtcacatggttttatggcatcttccagaaatcactgacctgaaaactgataagaacctggaattgattacattgttcttacattgtgtctaccaattactaataaccctcttccccccttcctcctagaattgtgtccttttgtacataaatatgcatccttcagaaatgttttttaaatttacttgagaaaggagcctagagttccaaaacgttgtaatctgtcatcattattagttagccattaaaacagggatagggaacctttggctctccagctgctgagaaactacaactcccagcatgctccattcacttccatgggagttcccagaacagcagagccagtatgcatgctgggagttgtagttttgcaacagctggagagccgtacgttccctacccctgcattaaaaggtatcaactactgaaaactatcaagttttttttttatatatttcattttagttatacatttttttttcatttatatcaCTTAGAAAGTCACTCATTGATAAAAAGCAGTTCCTATAAATGAAGTCAGATCTACCCTAAGATcaacaggaaaaactgtgataaaTACTTTATATGCATGTGGTTGGAGACTGGTGTGCACCATTCACATGTTGTGGTATTTGTTTCTCCTCCATTACATTTTAACCAATCATAATGGTACTGCAGTCAGAACAAAGGATGACTTATATAATGGGGGTCCAATTActgggacccctactgatcacgaGAACTAAGGTGCTTTATTACTCAGTTTTGAATGGAGGGGTAGGACAGTCAATGAAAGCCACTCTATTCTTTTCAAAGGGTGCACTGGAGATAGGCTATATAGCATTTGGCTATGTCTGACTGGAGTACCGCTACAATGATCCATATTaaaaatgtacactcaccggccactttattaggtacacctgtccaactgctcgttaacacttaatttctaatcagccaatcacatggcggcaactcagtgcatttaggcatgtagacatggtcaagacaatctcctgcagttcaaaccgagcatcagtatggggaagaaaggtgatttgagtgcctttgaacgtggcatggttgttggtgccagaagggctggtctgagtatttcagaaactgctgatctactgggattttcacgcacaaccatctctagggtttacagagaatggtccgaaaaataaaaaacatccagtgagcgttgttgatgccagaggtcagaggagaatggccagactggttcgagctgatagaaaggcaacagtgactcaaatagccacccgttacaaccaaggtagccagaagagcatctctgaatgcacagtacgtcgaactttgaggcagatgggctacagcagcagaagaccacaccgggtgccactcctttcagctaagaacaggaaactgaggctacaatttgcacaagctcatcgaaattggacaattgaagattggaaaaacgttgcctggtctgatgagtctcgatttctgctgcgacattcggatggtagggtcagagtttggcgtcaacaacatgaaagcatggatccatcctgccttgtatcaacggttcaggctggtggtggtggtgtcatggtgtggggaatattttcttggcactctttgggccccttggtactaattgagcatcgttgcaatgccaaagcctacctgagtattgttgctgaccatgtccatccctttatgaccacaatgtacccaacatctgatggctactttcagcaggataatgcgccatgtcataaagctggaatcatctcagactggtttcttgaacatgacaatgagttcactgtactccaatggcctccacagtcaccagatctcaatcccatagagcatctttgggatgtggtggaacgggagattcgcatcatggatgtgcagccgacaaatctgcggcaactgtgtgatgccatcatgtcaatatggaccaaaatctctgaggaatgcttccagcaccttgttgaatctatgccacgaagaattgaggcagttctgaaggcaaaagggggtccaacccgttactagcatggtgtacctaataaagtggccggtgagtgtatatcatggCTTGTTTCTAGCTTCCACATGGCGACAAACATTATCACCATGGTGATCTTGCTGGTGCTCTGATAGCAGTAAGAGCAGGACCGTATTACTTAGCCctgtaagggcaagttcacacagggttttttggtcaaagttttgaggccatattcgcctcaaaaccctgaccaaaaagacggctcccattgaaatcaaattcTCACTCTGATTGACACAATGAATTTGGTTCTAAACTGACCTTAGCtagctttatttttctgttttccaAACAAAACAAGATGTACATCACAAAATAAATCCTCAGCCATCTGGCTACTGACTTCTCATTCAGTGTCCTTACTATGAGGTCCTACCACTACTACGATACCTAGTATCTCCACAAGCACAGTGGTTCTCTCCAACTCACATGGTTCTGGCTCCCACAGGTCCTGGCACAGCCTGTCTTTTCCAGAGAGAGGGCATTATGGTACGGGTTGTTATCTTACTTGTAGTCTTCCACCTGGCTGATAATTAACCTCATTAACAACCTACTTGTTTACAAACTAAATGAAGCGCCCAACTTTCCGTAGACTTTTCTGCTCCACACTGCTTTCCCAGGGtgaaatacactttttttttctgtacctcCTGTAGCACAAAGAAGCTACTTCAGCTGTCACGCTGCCACAATTCATAGAGTTAAGGTTATTGAGTGATTTGTAAAAATGGGTCTCCCATGGATGAAAATCAGCCATGAAAAAACTTGTTGTTTCATCCTTTTTCTCACAAATGGTTGTGTGATAATAGCCTAGGGGTTGAAGTAATATTAGGAGAAAACATTGGGGCTGATTTATTATGCTTTGGGCATCTGTGTTCTAACAAACAGAGCATGAAAAGTAGCAACTGTTTGATTGCAACATTTCCCATTTTGTGCTTTGCTCGCCACTTTTCAAAATATTTGGTGGAACGAAGGGAACTAGGCAGAATGGTCTTGGTCTGTCAATTTTACTATAATTCACGCCAAAAATTGGGGTGGCTGGAACCAGAAATCC includes the following:
- the LOC142204886 gene encoding beta-1,3-galactosyl-O-glycosyl-glycoprotein beta-1,6-N-acetylglucosaminyltransferase 3-like yields the protein MFLCDFKRYRAVHFYRLLFLTVLALSGTIFVKHKFIPCSLDDLYHEVDNTRRQYCIHEVYDHLSLRPREQGELNCSMIIKGDANAIKQGLQVNEASKRKHIRFNEQDYINITHDCRYFKDFRKYITIPMSKEEEDFPIAYSMVIHEKIEMFERLLRAIYAPQNIYCVHVDEKASDQFKAAVRAITSCFDNVFMASKVVKVVYASWSRVQADINCMEDLLQSNVPWRYLLNTCGTDFPLKTNADIVRALKTLNGRNTMESENPSDSKKRRWKYHHEVGDYISETKTQKLPPPIDTPMFTGNAYFVVCRKFVEHIFEDPLAQKLINWVKDTYSPDEHLWATLNRMPSVPGSTPHNNKYQLSDMNSMARMVKWSYSEGDINKGAAYPPCTGIHRRAVCVYGTGDLNWILKQHHFLANKFDPEVDNIAIFCLEEHLRHKTVFSRNL